A segment of the Agromyces sp. H17E-10 genome:
GCGGTGGATGCCTCGAACCCGGCGATCATCGCAGCCGAGAACGCACTCTCAGCGGCCTACGGTGCGCCGGTCGAGAACATCGGCAGCGGGGCGTCGATCCCGCTCGTCGCCTCGCTGCAGAAGGTCTCGCCCGGATCGGCGATCATCCTGTGGGGCGCCGAGGACACCGCGCAGTCACGCATCCACGCGTCCGACGAATCGGTCGACCCCGGCGAGATCGAGCGCATGATCGCCGCGCAGACGCTCTTCATCACGGGCTTCGCGGCCTCGGCATGACCGAATCGTCCACGACGCGGCCGCCGGCCACGCCGTCGCCCGAGAAGCGCATGACGGTGCTGCAGGCCACGTTCATCGGCGTGGGCTCGATGGTCGGCGCCGGCATCTTCGCCCTCCTCGGCGCGGCGGGCGCGGTGGCCGGTTCGGCCGTGTGGGTGTCGTTCCTCGTCGCCGGTGTCATCGCTGCGCTGCAGGGGTACTCGTTCGCGAAGCTCGGGGCGAAGTACCCGTCGGGCGGCGGCATCCTCACCTATCTCTCCAAGGGGTTCGGCGAAGGGCATCTGACCGGCATCGGCTCGTGGCTGTTCTTCACGGCGGGTTCGATCGTCGTGGCGATGATCGCCTCGTCGTTCGGCGGGTACGCGAGCTCGGTCGTCGCGGGCGGCGACGCCGGCTGGGCGAAGGTGCTCGGGGTGCTGCTCATCGTCGTGATGTCGTGTCTCAACGCCGTCGGCTCACAGGTCGTCGCGCGAGTGCAGTCGGTCATCGTCGTCGTCGTGCTCGCGATCCTCGTGGTGTTCGCGACGGTCACGATCGCGAACTGGGACCCCGCGCTCCTCGATCCGGCCGGCTACCCCGGCGTGCAGCAGATCATCTCGAGCGTCGCGCTCACGTTCTTCGCGTTCCTCGGCTTCGGCGTGATCACGTTCACCGCCAAGGACCTGCCGAATCCGGCACGCCAGTTGCCGAAGGCGATCTACTTCGCGCTCGCGATCGCGACGGCGATCTACGTCGCCGTCTCGCTCGGCGTCTTCGGCACGCTCACGGCCGACCAGGTCGTCGAGTACGGCACGACCGCCCTCGCCGAGGCCGCGAAGCCGACGCTCGGCGAGGCCGGCTACGTGCTCATGGTCATCACGGCGCTGTTCTCGACGACGGGAGCGGTGAACGCCGGCCTCTACCCGTCGATCGGCATGACCCAGCACCTCGCCTCGGTCGGCCAGTTCCCGCCCGTGTTCGGCCGGACGTTCGCGCGGTTCCCGTTCGGGCTCATCGTGATGGCCGTGCTCGCGACCGTGCTCGTCGTCGGCTTCGACCTCAACAAGATCGCGTCGATCGGCAGCGCGGTCGCGCTGCTGGTGTTCTCGGCCGTCTCCGTCGCGCACTTCCGCATCTTCCGCGAGACGGGTGCGAACATCGTGGTGCTCGTCATCGGCCTCATCGCGACGCTCGGCACCTTCATCGTGTTCTGCGCGACGACGCTCGTGACCGAACCCGCGACGGCGATCGCGCTCGTCGCCATCATCGCGCTCGCGATCGTCGTGGACTTCGGGTGGAAGGCGGCGGCAGCGCGGCGCGATGGGTGACGCGCGGCGCCACGGCGCATGACGATGGGGTGGGAACCCTACCTCCCACCCCATCGCGGCCTCACGAGGAGACCGTCCCGCCGAGCGACCCGAACTGAGCTCGGCGAGCCTGACCCGAGCGATCGATAGGGACATCTCCGATCGCTCGGCCGCCGGGGTGACGGGCCGGTCCGGTCGGGTCTGGACTCGGGTAGTGATCGAATCGTAACCGCCCGTGAGAGCGCTCCGCACCGCCCCGAACGGGGGGAATCGCCATATCGTCAGGGCCAGTCGACGGAGCCCTCGTACCCCGGGTGCTCGCGCAGGTAGGCCGCGATGAACGGGCACTCGGGCACGATGCGCTCCCCACGGGCGACCGCGTCGTCGAGCACGTGCTTCGCGAGCCGGCTGCCGAGCCCGCGGCCCTCGAACTCGGGCCTCACCACCGTGTGCGTGAACACGACGGCCCCCGGCTGCAGCCGGAACTCGGCGAAGCCGGCTCGCCGACCGTCGACGAGCAGCTCGTAGCGGTGCCGGTCGTCGAGCCGGGTGATCTCGACGGCGGCCGCCGGGCGAGCCGGCTGTGCGTCGGTCATCGCTCGATCGGCTCGACGCGCTCGGCCTCGACGGTCTCGTCGGTGGTCGACGCCGACGCCGAGGCGTCCCCGTGCTCGACCGCGATCTTGCGCGGCTTCGCCTTCTCACTGACGGGGATCGTGACGCTCAGCACGCCGTTCGTGTAGCTCGCCGCGATGCGGTCGGTGTCGACGCCCTGGCCGAGGTTGAGCTGTCGCAGGAACGACGCCGCCTCGCGCTCGCGGGTGATCCACTTCACGCCGTCGCCGGTCGTCAGGGTGCGCTCGGCGCGGATGGTGAGCAGCTGACCGTCGACGTCGATGTCGACCGATCCGGGATCGATGCCCGGAAGATCGGCCGTGAGCACGTAGTGGTCGCCGTCGCGGTAGAGGTCCATCGGCATCCTGCGCGGGCCGCGCCGGGTGTCGAAGAGGGCGGATGCGACCCGGTCGAGGTCGCGGAACGGGTCGTAGGCGGTGGCCATCATTCCTCCTGATCGATGACATTGAGTCGATCTGACTCAACTCTCTGTCAGGAACAACGCCATGGGCGGCGGAGGATTCCGCGTCGGCGTGCGCCGACAGCGAACGACCACGAGCGACGACATGGATGCCGCGACTCGTGCCCGTCGCATCCGCAACCGGTTCGTGGTGGCGGCGGTGCGAGGTCGACGCGACGAGCGCGATCAGCCAGGCGAAGACGAGCGCGAAGGCGACGATCTCGAAGACCGTGAGGTTGAACCAGCCGAGCACGTCGTACCCGACCATCGCCACGACCTCGGCGGCCAACGCGAGGTACGAGAAGCAGGCGAAGCCGCGCGGCATGCGCTGTGCGTACCAGCGCGTGCCGAGGCACAGCGACGCGAACGCCGCCGCCGCGAGCAGGGCGAACGCGTTGTGCAGCACCGGGACGCGGTCGATCGGCACGGCACCGACCCCCATCAGGCCGAAGCCGACGAGACCGATGTGCACCCGCATCGACGTGCGAGCTCCGCGCCGGATGCCGAATGGGCCGATCACGAGCGCCCGCGTGAGCGCCCCCGAGAGCCCGGCCATGCCCGCACCCGACACGATGACCGCGACGTTGAAGCAGACGGCCGCGAGATCGTTCGACGTGCCGAGCGTCGAGAAGTTGCGGGTCCACCAGTCGCCCGTGGGCGTGATGCTCATGCTCGCGAGGCTGCCGGCCGCGAGCAGCATCGCGACGAGGTTGAAGGTGCGGTACGCCTCGTGGTCGATCGAATGACGATGCAGCCGATAGGTGCCGAGCCCGAAGAGCCCGCCGAGCAGCAGTCCGTAGAACTCGTGCCCGCCCGGCAGCGGATCGAACGCGGCCGCCGTGAAGTGCACCGCGAGCATCGCGAGCGCCGCCCACGTGAAGCCGTTCGCGACCGCGCGTGGACCCGCGCCGAGACCCGGCAGCCGCAGATGGGCGATCGCGGCGAGGCTCGTGCGCGACGCCGACGCGACGAGCAGCGCGGCACCGACGACGGCGCCGCCTGCGATGGCCGGCACCAGTCCCGCCGGGTCGAGGCTCAGGGTTCCGTCGTGCGCGAGCGCCCCCTCGCGCGCGAACAGTGCGCTGTGCTCGAGCGCCCGGTAGAGCACGATCGAGACCGCCGCGGCGATGAGCAGGGCGTAGAGACGACGAACGATCGAGGTCACCCGCGACGTCGGCGTGACCGCGGTCGGGGTGGCGACGGTGGGCGTCGCGACGGTCCGCGCGACCGCGGCCGGGCCGTTGACCGCGACCTCGACCGCACGAGCCGCGGGCACGCCGAACGGCCGACCGTGCGTCTCGCGCTCGCCGGCGCCCTGCTTCTTCGGGACGACGCCGGCGATCGCGAAGTCCAGGCCGAATGAGGCGGAGTGCTCCCCCGCGTATGCACCGCTCATCGGTCGAAACCCTCGATCAGGGAAATCAGCTGTCAAATGAGCTTACTTATCCTCCCTGAGCCCCGCCATCACGCGGATCGGATGAGTCGTCCGGCACCGGAGACACCCCTCCGCCCCTGTGAAACGGATACACTACCGGGGTATCCCATCGCGAGGAGGTGGTCGCCGATGCTCGACGGCATCCGCCGCACGGCGCTGCCCGGCTCGCGCACCGCACGCGCGACGCTGCTCGGCGTCGTCGCGATGGCCGCGCTCATCGTCGGACTGCTGGCGATGCACGCGTCGGGCTCCGGCCCCGAGCACTCGGTGCATGTCACGGCGGCAACCGCCGCGACCGACGCCGACGAGATGCACGCCGTCGGCCACGAGGCATCCCTCGGCCACACGCACGACGCGCCCGCCGACCCGGTCGGGTGCGCACTCATGATGATCGGCTGCGTCATGCTCGCCGCTGCGGGCGTGCTGATCGTCGCCGCCGCGCCCCGCCGCCTGGGCGCGGTCACGAGGCCGCTCGAGCTCGCCGTCGCGCATCCGGTGGCCGTGGCGTCACCCAGGCCACCGAGCCTCGTCGCACTCTCCATCAGCCGGACCTGAATCACGATCACCCGGCGGCGCCGGCACCCTCGACGCCTCGAGCCGCTCCGGCGCGCCGCATCCAGATCAGTGACGAAACAGATTCCGCAGAGAGAAGCGACCCATGAACACCACGAAGACCCTGCGTGCCGCAGCCGCGGCCGCGCTCGCCCTCACCGCCGCCATCGCCCTCGCGGCGTGCACCGCCTCGGGCGGCACCTCGAACGGCTCCGCCGCAAGCGGCGGGGAATCGGCGAACGACGCGGACGTGATGTTCGCGCAGATGATGATCCCGCACCACGAGCAGGCCGTCGAGATGAGCGACGACCTGCTCGCCAAGGACGGCGTCGATCCCGCCGTGCGCGAGCTCGCGACGCAGATCAAGGCCGCGCAGCAGCCCGAGATCGACCAGCTGAACGAGTGGCTCGACGCGTGGGGCGCGGGCGGGGACTCGATGCCGGGCATGGACCACGGCTCGGGCTCGGGCATGGACCACGGCGACGGCATGATGTCGGAGGACGACCTGGCCGCCCTCGCCGACGCCACCGGGGCGGAGGCATCCCGACTGTTCCTCGAGCAGATGATCGTGCACCACGAGGGTGCCGTCGAGATGGCCGAGGCCGAGCTCGCCGACGGCGAGCACTCGGGCGCGACCGAGATGGCGCGCACGATCGTCGACACCCAGACCGCCGAGATCGCGACCATGCGGCAGTTGCTCGGCGACGGGTGATCGCGGCCGGCCCTTCGAGCGCGCGCTTCGCGCATCGTCGGCGCTGAACGCCGAAGCGGCCCCGCCTTCGGGCGGGGCCGCTTCGTTCGTCACGCCGCGATGCGGTCACGCCGACGCGGTGTCACGGGTGCTTCGGTCAGGCGCGGGGGTCGACCTCGGACCGGCGCTCACTCTCGAGCTGCGCCTCGCCCTCGTGCAGCACCTCGCGGTCGGCCGCACTGAGCGCTGCCTCGCCCTCCTCGCCCTCGGAGATGACCTCGTCCTCCTCGAACGACATGCGCAGGTTGCGCGTGAAGAAGCGCGTGATCGTCAGCAGCACGACGACGCCGACCGCCAGCCAGATGAGGCCGTAGATCATCGCGTCGATGTTGAGGTTGACCCAGAGCAGCACCGTGAGCGCGATGCCGATGACCGGCAGCACGATGTTGCGGAAGATCTGCGAGAAGCCCTTCACCTGCTTGTTGCGCACCGCGAAGTGCAGGATCACCGTCACGTTCACGATCGTGAACGCGATGAGCGCACCGAAGTTGATGAGCGTGAAGATGAAGTCGAGGTCGGCGACCGCGGCACCGAGCGACACGACGCCGACGAAGATGACGGCGATCGCGGGCGTGCGGTACTTGGGGTGCACGTACGAGAAGAAGCGCGAGATCGGCCCGGTGCCGTTGCGGCCCATCACGTAGATCATGCGCGAGACGCTCGCGTGCGATGCGAGGCTCGACGCGACCGCAGCGGCGACCGCAGCCGAGACGAAGAAGATCTGGAAGATGATGCCGCCGACCGAGTACGCGATCTCGGGGAGCGCGGTGCCCTCGAAGCCTGCGTCGGTCGGGAAGAGCGCCTGCGCGAACCAGCCCGCGGTGAAGAAGATGAGTCCGCCGAAGAGCAGCGCGAGCACGATCGCCTTGGGCACGATGCCCGCATCCTTCGCCTCTTCGGTGTACATCGTGATCGCGTCGAATCCGATGAACGAGAAGCACACGATGGTCGCGGCGCTCACGACCGCCATCACCTGCACGTTCGCGTGCCAGAACGGCTCGAGGGTGAACGGCGTGCCGTCGCCGGCACCCTGCGCGAGGGCCGACCACGAGAGCACGATGAACACGGCGATGAGCACCACCTGGAAGATGAGCAGCGTGCCGTTGACCTTCGACGTCGACGAGATGCTCCACAGGTTGAGCAGCGTGATCACGGCGACGTAGCCGATGACCCACACCCATCCCGACACGTCGGGGAAGAACGACTCGAGGTACTGGCGCACGAGCAGCGCGTTGACGAGCGGCAGCAGCAGGTAGTCGAGCAGCGCCGTCCAGCCGACGAGCCAGCCGAAGTTCGGGTGGATGGTCTCCGACGCGTAGGTGTACGCCGAACCCGCCGAGGGGTAGACGCGGGTCATGCGGCCGTAGCTGATCGCCGTGAACAGCATCACGATGAGGGCGAAGGCGTACGCGAGCGGAACGACTCCGCCGCTCTCCTCGGAGACGTAGCCGAAGGTGTCGAACACCGTCATCGGCGTCATGTAGCCGAGGCCGAGGCCGACGATCGCCCACAGGCCGAGCGAACGCTTCAGCGTGGTGGGCGCCATGGTGGCGGGTCGGGTCATCATCGATCCTCTCGGGGGAACTTCGTTGGTCGAGCACGGCGACGTTACCCGATCGTCGAGTGAGCGGGAACGACACTGTGTCCAGTCGAGCACTGCGGACCATCCAGTCTGTCCATCGACAGGCGGGATTCAGACCGCCGGATCACAGTACACGACGACTGCGGAATCAGTTGCATGGGCATGAATTCGCCGACGAATCGGGCGGTCGACCTCGTAACACACCGTCGAAAAGCCCCGTCCGCGTCGGGCGCGTGGTGACGGCACGAAATCGCCCCCGAAAACGACGAAGGCGGTTCGCATTCCGCGAACCGCCTTCTCTCGTGCGCCCGGAGGGACTCGAACCCCCAACCTTCTGTTGCCTGATCCGGCACCTTCCGAGATCTCCGGACGGCTCCGACCGCATATTTCCGCGGGAGTCGTGATCCTCTGATGATCCGGGGAGTCTCGCGAGATCCGGGGAGATATCGCAAAAGAGGTGGGTAAAAAGGTGGGCAGATCGGGCGGCGTCGATCCCGGGCCGTTTCCAGCGCCAGCCCTAGAGAACCGGCCTTGAAAGCCAACGAGTGATCGCCGCCGCAGCATCCTCTCGCGAGAGGCCGAGGGCGTCACAAAGAGCGCGGAACGTGCCGACCGTCATCGCCCGCTCACAGTCGAGGTAGTAGTGCAGCGTGCGGAGTTGGAGACCGGCCCGGCGTGCGAGTTCGGCCTTCGGCATCCCGCGGGCGCGCCGGGTTGCTTCGAGCACGTGGCTCGCTGCGCGGTCCTCACTCGTAATCGGTCGCACGGTCACGGGGTCGAGCCTATCCAGGGCGGCCGATCCGCGTTCAGTCACCTCATTTTGTACCGCATTTTGTATCAGCGCTGGGAGGAAATGGAAGTGGCGAGGCGCGGGGTTGCCGTCGCGTCCCGCTTAAAAAATCGGGGATCTCTCGCGCGCGCGTGTGCGCGCGCACACGCGAAGCGTTACGTAAGTCGGAGATGGAAAGTTAAGTAGTTAAGTTTCTGTCCCACCCGGAGCGGAACAGTTCACTGGGTGAGTTGTTCCGCCTTAAGCGGAACAGGCGTTTGAGGTTGTGGATAACCGGCTAGTTGTTCCGCCTAAGCGGAACAGGGCAGAGCGGCCCGCGGCGGGGGCGTAGACAGCGGGCGGCGCCCGGTGGGGCGACGGGTCGAGGGGTGACCGGCTCGGGCCTCAGAACGGCGTGGGGCCGTAGTAGGCGGCGGGTTCGACGTGGGCGGGGTCGTGACAGTCGGGCGGGCAGGAGATCGACGGGTCGTAGCGGTTGGATACCCACGTGTTGCGCGGCCCGCCCTTGCCCCGGACGAACGTGATTTCTCCGCGGTCGGCGAGTTTCTGCACGGCGCGCCATGCCGTCGTTCGGTTGCATCCGACGAGTTCGGCGATGGTCCGAAGTGACGGGTAGGGGTTGCCAGATCCGTTGTGCATGATGATGACGGCGAGCGCGAGTCGATATCGCGGGTTCGTCTCGCGCGTGTGCGCGAGGGCGATTCGTTGTTGT
Coding sequences within it:
- a CDS encoding helix-turn-helix domain-containing protein; its protein translation is MPIRDRDGRAVRHIDQQQRIALAHTRETNPRYRLALAVIIMHNGSGNPYPSLRTIAELVGCNRTTAWRAVQKLADRGEITFVRGKGGPRNTWVSNRYDPSISCPPDCHDPAHVEPAAYYGPTPF
- a CDS encoding GNAT family N-acetyltransferase, with translation MTDAQPARPAAAVEITRLDDRHRYELLVDGRRAGFAEFRLQPGAVVFTHTVVRPEFEGRGLGSRLAKHVLDDAVARGERIVPECPFIAAYLREHPGYEGSVDWP
- a CDS encoding Hsp20/alpha crystallin family protein gives rise to the protein MATAYDPFRDLDRVASALFDTRRGPRRMPMDLYRDGDHYVLTADLPGIDPGSVDIDVDGQLLTIRAERTLTTGDGVKWITREREAASFLRQLNLGQGVDTDRIAASYTNGVLSVTIPVSEKAKPRKIAVEHGDASASASTTDETVEAERVEPIER
- a CDS encoding helix-turn-helix domain-containing protein, coding for MTERGSAALDRLDPVTVRPITSEDRAASHVLEATRRARGMPKAELARRAGLQLRTLHYYLDCERAMTVGTFRALCDALGLSREDAAAAITRWLSRPVL
- a CDS encoding APC family permease, with protein sequence MTRPATMAPTTLKRSLGLWAIVGLGLGYMTPMTVFDTFGYVSEESGGVVPLAYAFALIVMLFTAISYGRMTRVYPSAGSAYTYASETIHPNFGWLVGWTALLDYLLLPLVNALLVRQYLESFFPDVSGWVWVIGYVAVITLLNLWSISSTSKVNGTLLIFQVVLIAVFIVLSWSALAQGAGDGTPFTLEPFWHANVQVMAVVSAATIVCFSFIGFDAITMYTEEAKDAGIVPKAIVLALLFGGLIFFTAGWFAQALFPTDAGFEGTALPEIAYSVGGIIFQIFFVSAAVAAAVASSLASHASVSRMIYVMGRNGTGPISRFFSYVHPKYRTPAIAVIFVGVVSLGAAVADLDFIFTLINFGALIAFTIVNVTVILHFAVRNKQVKGFSQIFRNIVLPVIGIALTVLLWVNLNIDAMIYGLIWLAVGVVVLLTITRFFTRNLRMSFEEDEVISEGEEGEAALSAADREVLHEGEAQLESERRSEVDPRA
- a CDS encoding APC family permease, with the protein product MTESSTTRPPATPSPEKRMTVLQATFIGVGSMVGAGIFALLGAAGAVAGSAVWVSFLVAGVIAALQGYSFAKLGAKYPSGGGILTYLSKGFGEGHLTGIGSWLFFTAGSIVVAMIASSFGGYASSVVAGGDAGWAKVLGVLLIVVMSCLNAVGSQVVARVQSVIVVVVLAILVVFATVTIANWDPALLDPAGYPGVQQIISSVALTFFAFLGFGVITFTAKDLPNPARQLPKAIYFALAIATAIYVAVSLGVFGTLTADQVVEYGTTALAEAAKPTLGEAGYVLMVITALFSTTGAVNAGLYPSIGMTQHLASVGQFPPVFGRTFARFPFGLIVMAVLATVLVVGFDLNKIASIGSAVALLVFSAVSVAHFRIFRETGANIVVLVIGLIATLGTFIVFCATTLVTEPATAIALVAIIALAIVVDFGWKAAAARRDG
- a CDS encoding DUF305 domain-containing protein, with translation MNTTKTLRAAAAAALALTAAIALAACTASGGTSNGSAASGGESANDADVMFAQMMIPHHEQAVEMSDDLLAKDGVDPAVRELATQIKAAQQPEIDQLNEWLDAWGAGGDSMPGMDHGSGSGMDHGDGMMSEDDLAALADATGAEASRLFLEQMIVHHEGAVEMAEAELADGEHSGATEMARTIVDTQTAEIATMRQLLGDG